DNA from Arthrobacter sp. StoSoilB19:
CGCTTGAGTAGGAATCCCCGAGATTGACGTAATTGACGGGGACCTGTGCGGCGAAGGCCGGCGTGGATGCCCCTGAGAGGATAAGGGCAGTGGCGGCGACGGAAGCGGCCGCACTGCGGCGGCAGGCTGCGGGGAACTGCATGAGGGGCTCCAGACTGCTCTCGAGTAAACGTATCCCATGACGCTAGGGCCTGGGTCCGACGCCCAAACAGGGCCTTTGGACTCTGGCAAAGCAGGAGCTACTCCGTCCCGGCCACCGCGCTGCGGCGTTCCAGGAGCAGGGTGTCCTGCCAGTGCCCGGCCTTGGGGCCGTGGCTGATCCGCGCGATCCGTTCCCTGGTTCCCACCACCCGGAAGCCGAGCTTCCGGTGCAGCGCCAGGCTGGCCGTGTTCTCCGGGAAGATGCTGGACTGGATGGTCCAGATTCCTGCCGCCTCCGTGGAATCGATCAGTGCACCGAGGAGCAGCCTGCCCACGCCCCGGCCGTGCGTTTCCGGCGCCACGTAAATGGAGTGCTCCACGACCCCCCGGTAGACCTCCCGGGACGAAACGGACGTCACGGCGGCCCAGCCCAGAACCCGGCCCGCGTCCTCGGCGATCAGCCGGTGCCCGGGCAACCGGCCGCCGTCGAACGCCTCCCAGGTGGGCGGCTCGCTCTCGAACGTCGCCTCCCCCGTGGCGATGCCGGCGGCGTAGATCGCGTGGACGGCGTCCCAGTCCTCGGGGCACATGGGGCGGATGGTGACGGGGCTGTGCATGGGTTCCATTATGGCGGCCGACCACGGCGCTGGTGCCCCAGCCACCTCCCCGGCGGGACAGGCTGTAAATATTCCGTCAATAAAACGGCCCTGCCGCCCCGGCCGCGCGTGCACCGTCCTTTGATGGAGGCAGGTCAGCACATGCACGCGACGGCGAGGAGCGGAGATGCGGTGGGATGAGGCGCCCGATGACCGTGGCAGGGTCAGGTTTGCCGCGGCAGCCGAGGCCGTGGAGGGCTACGGCGGGCGCGCACTGAACGGACGCGCCCTCCACCCGGCCGGCGGCTACCTTTTCCCCGACCAGGACGGCGAGGGGTGGTGGGTCATTTTCCAGCCGTGGCCCTCGACGGGCGGGCAGGGGCACAGAGTGCCCGGCGACATCCTGGCCTGCAACGATTCCTACGGCGATATGGTGCATGTGATAGTGCTGGCGGCGGGCGTGCGGGAGGACGACGCCGAGGCCGCCTTCCGCGCGAACGTCCCGGTCAGCCTGGCGGACGCCGCGCGGGTGGCGGCAACAGTGCCGCACGTGGCCGCCCCTGCGCACAGGGACGGGACGACGACGTATCCCCCGGTCAGCCGACGTGGACCCACGGGCGCTGGGTGACGTCCGGGACGGCCTCGCGCAGCACCTCCCTGGTCACCGGCGCGATTTCGCCCTCGCCCAGGAACAGGAACCGCACCAGGTTGGTGATGGGATTTCCCTCAGTCCAGCGGAAGTAGATGTGCGGCATGAGCCCCGTGACGTCCCTGATATGCAGCAGTACCGAGGCGATGGTATTGGGAACAACCGGCCCGTGGACTTCCAGGATGTGGTACCCGTGGCGGTTCACGCCACGGACGTACAGTTCCGTTTCGAAGTCGGAGGAGTCATCCACGATCACTTCCAGGAACAGGGCATCGCCTGCCAGCGGGAGGTGGCTGACCTCGATGGCCGACTCAAGCTTGTCCCGGTATGCCTCCGCAGACATCCGCAGCGGCTCGTGCGCGATGATCGCGATGGGGCCGTCCAAGGTGCTGGACATGAACTCCAGGGCCTGCTGGTCCAGGTGCACCCGGGTTGCATGCAGCTCAAAGGACCGGCGGACCCTGGACAGCAGGGAGATGACGATGATGCCCAGGATGAAGATCGCCGCGATCCGGATGCCTTCGGGCCGCTCGAAGATGTTGGCCACCGTGGTGTACGCGAACACCACGGAGATGGCACCGAAGCCGAAGGTGAGGTTGCGTTGCCCGCGCCGGCGCGCCGACAACGTGACGGCCACCGCGGCGGAGGTCATCAGCACCAGGACGCCGGTGGCGTAGGCACCGCCCTGGGCGTCGACGTCGGCGTTGAAGATGAAGGTGATGAGGAACCCGACCAGGGTGAACACAAGCACCAGGGGCCTGACAGCCTTGGCCCACTCCGGGGCCATGCCGTAGCGGGGCAGGTAGCGGGGAACCAGGTTCAGCAGGCCGGCCATGGCCGAGGCACCGGCGAACCAGAGGATGCCGATGGTGCTGATGTCGTAGACGCTGCCGAAGCCCACGCCCAGGTATTCGTGCGCCAGGTAGGCCAGGGCGCGCCCGTTCGCCTGGCCGCCGGGCTGGAATTCCTGTTCCGGAATCAGGACAACGGTAATGAAGCTGGTGGTCAGCAGGAACACGCTCATGATCGCCGCAGCCGTGGTGAGCATGCGCCGGGCTCCGCGGATTCGGCCCGCCGGGTTCTCCTCCGTGTCATCCGCCGCTCCGCGGACCTGCGGCATCACGGCAACGCCGGTTTCGAAGCCGGACAGGCCCAGCGCCAGTTTGGGGAACACCAGCAGTGCGATGGCCACCGTCATCAGGGGGTTGCCGTGGGACACCCACAGATTCGTCCACCAGTCGCCCATCGCCACCGGGTGGGAGACCACCTGCATCAGGGTGGCAACCACCACCACCGCATTCAGGCCCAGGTACAGGACAACCAGGAAGACGGCGACGCCGATCGCTTCCTTGAACCCGCGCAGGAACACGGCAGCCAGCAGGGCCAGCAGGAAAAGAGTTACGGGGACGTTCTGGTTTTGGAGCCAACCGGGGGCAACAGGATTGCCGATCAGGTGTGCGGTGGCATCGGCGGCCGAGAGCGTCATGGTGATCATGAAGTCGGTGGCGGCGAACCCGAGCAGGACCAGCACCAGGAGCTTTCCTCCCCAGCGGGGCAGCAGCCGCTCCAGCATGGCAATGGAGCCCTCACCGCGGGGGCTTTCACCGGCAACCCGGCGGTAGACCGGCAGGGCGCCCAACAGTGTCACGGCCACAAGGACCAGGGTGGCCAGCGGGGAGATGACACCGGCTGCCAGCGCGGCGATGGCCGGCTGGTAGCCCAGGGTGGAGAAGTAGTCCACGCCGGTAAGGCACATGACCTGCCACCACGAGTGCTTTTTTTCGTGCTGGGTGGGAACACCGCCGGGGCCCTGGTGGGTGCCCTTGCTGTCCTGCAGCCCGAACAGCAGCCAGTCCTTCAGCGCCTCCCTTCCGTGCGGGTGGGTGGCGGAAGGATCCGCCGGGGGCCTGCTCAACGTGGTCATGTCTGCCTTTCCGCGCTGCCCGTTGCACCGCGATCATTGCGAAGCTAGCACCGGCGAAATTGGCGGAAGCGCCAGAAAGGGAATTCTTGATGTTTCCTTTACGCGTGATGTTCGACGGCGGCCGGAGCGGTCCGGCGGCAGGTCACGGCTCGAAGCGGTAGCCCATGCCGGCCTCGGTAAGCAGGTGGCGGGGGCGGGCGGGATCCGCCTCCAGTTTGCGCCGCAGTTGGCCCATGTAGACGCGCAGGTAGTGGGTCTCGTTGTCATAGCCGGGACCCCAGACCCTGGCGAGCATCTGCTGTTGCGTTATCAGCCGGCCGGGATTCCGCACCAGCATTTCCAGGATGGCCCACTCGCGGGGGGTGAGCCGGACCGGGTCCCCCGCCCGGGTCACCTTCCGGTTGGCCAGGTCCACCTGGAAATCACCCACATCGATGGCGGCCCCGCCGTCCGCCACGTCCAGCGTGCCGCTCCGGCGGCCGGCAACGCGCAGCCGGGCCAGGAGTTCGTCCAGGCCAAACGGCTTGGTGACGTAGTCGTCCGCCCCGGCGTCCAGGGCCCGGACCTTGTCCACGGACCCGTGCCGGGCGGAAAGCACGATGATGGGCATGCTGCTGGTGCGGCGGATCCTGGTGATCACGTCCACGCCGTTGATGTCCGGCAGTCCGAGGTCCAGCACCATGGCATCCGGATGGCCGCCTTCCGCGTGCTTCAGGGCGGCCACCCCGTCCAGGGCGGTCAGCACCCGGTAGCCCTCAGCCTCCAGGTTGACCTGGAGGGCACGCAGGAACTGCGGCTCGTCGTCAACGATCAATACTGTCCTCATGAGGTGCTGGTGCCTGCTTTCCGGCGAGGGGTGGAAACGTCCGGTGCGGCAACCTGGGGCAGGCGGATGACCATGGTCAGTCCCCCGCCCGGGGTCGGCTCGGCCAGCAGGTGACCGCCCATGGCCTCGGTGAAGCCTTTCGCGACGGCGAGGCCAAGCCCCATCCCGAGTCCCGCGGGGGCGTCGTCGAGGCGCTGGAAGGGCTGGAAGATCCCCTCGACGGCGGCAGCGGGCACTCCCTGCCCGTGATCGACGATGTGCAACTCGCCAAAGGGGGCGCCGCCGTCGACCACTCCCCTGGTTCCCGTCGAAACGCCGACGATGGCCACGTCGGACGCCGGCGCGTATTTAAGGGCGTTTTCCACGATGTTGGCGATGACCCGCTCCAACATCCCCAGGTCGGCATAGATCGCAGGGATGTCCGGGGGAAGCTCCACCCGGATCCGGTCCGCCGGGAGGCCGCGCAGCGCGTCCTCGATTGCATCACGCCACGTGACGGGCGCTGTCAGTGGCGCAGCCGAACCGCTGGAGATCCGGGACATGTCCAGGAGGTTGGCGATCAGGGCGTCCAGGCGCTCGGTGTAGGACTCGACGGTCTCGAGCATCTCGGCCTGCACCTCATCGGGAAGCCTGCGGCTCTGGCGCCGCAGGGCCGTTACGGCCAGTTTTATCCCCGCCAGCGGCGTGCGCAGGTCATGGCTGACCGCCCGCAGGATGGCCGTGCGGACGTTGTTGCCCTCGGCCATCTTCGCGGTGCTCTGCAGCGTCCGCTGAAGGGCATGGCGCTGGCGCAGCAACAGGAGGTGGGCGCCGTGGGCGGACAGGAGGAGCCGGTCCCCGGCGGTGAGGGTGCGTCCGGAGAGGACCAGGGCGGTCCGCTCGTCGGCGAGTTCCACGCTGTCCGTCAACCCTGCCGTGTCCGGGGAGGGAGGAGGCGCCTCCCCGGAGAACGCCTGGAGCTCCCATACTGCGTCCTTGTCCCCGGATGTGGTGAAGAGCCCGGCCGAACGGACCTGGAAGGTTTCCCGGACCTTGCCCATGAACGCTGCAACGGTGTCATCGGCCAGGAGGGCATCGTGGGCGAGGTCCGCGAGGGTGGCGGCTTCCGCGCGGGCCCGTGCGGCTTCCCGGGCGCGCCTTGCAGACAGTCCCACCACCAGTGACACGGCCACCGCGGCACTGAGGAAGACCAGCAGCGCGAAGACGTTTTGCGGGTCGCTGATATTGAGCGTTCCCACCGGGTCCGTCTGGAAGTAGTTCAGCAGCAGCGAGTCCAGGACGGCGGCGAGCACCGCAGGCCACAGGCCGCCGATGAACGCCACGGCCATCACCCCGGTCAGATGGACCAGTGCGTGGGTGGCGAGGTTGAGCTCCGGATTGCGGGACAGCGCCGCCGTTACCAGGACCGGGAGGACCACAGCCAGGACGAAGCCGATCAGCGTGCGCCTGCCGCTGAGCGCCGCGGGAGATGGCCCCGGCAGTCCAGGGCCGCCCTGGGGAAGTGAGACGATGTGCACGTCGATATCGCCCGAGCCCCGGACCACTTTGGCGCCTGCACCGATACCGAGGATCCTGCTCCGGAGCGTCCCCGGTGAGGCGCCGATGACGATCTGGGTGGCGTTGACGCTGCGGGCGAATTCCAGGAGGGACCCCGCTGCGTCCTCACCGGACACCGTATGGCAGGTGCCGCCGAGGTCGGCGACGAGGCGCCGCTGCGCGTCCAGCAGCTGCCCTCGCGTCGCGGCCGTGCTTTCGGCGCGCCGGACGTGAACCGCCAGCAGGTCCCCGCCGTTGACCCGGGACAGGATCCGGGCCGCCCTCCTGACGAGCAGCTCCCCTTCGGGGCCTCCACTGAGTCCGACGACAACCCGCTCGCGTGCCGGCCAGGTGGCGGTGATCCCCTGGCTTTTCCGGTAGCCCGCCAGCCCCTCGTCCACCCGGTCCGCCAGCCAGATCAAGGCGATTTCACGCAGGGCAATGAGATTGCCCAGCCGGAATTCGTTGGCCAGGGCAGCGTCGATCCTGTCCGTGGGCACAACCTTCCCGTCTGCAACCCTCTGGCGCAGGAGTTCGGGCGATATGTCCACCAGCTCGATGTGGTCTGCCCGCCGCACCACGGCGTCCGGGACCGGTTCCCCGTCTGGTTCGTCGGTGATTGCGGCGACGACGTCTTTCAGCGATGCCACATGCTGGACGGCAAGCGTGGTCAGCACGTCCGTCCCCGCCGCCAGAAGCTCCTCGATGTCCTGCCAGCGGCGGGTATTCCTGCTGCCCGGAGCATTGACGTGCGCATACTCGTCGACGACGGCCACCTTTGGTTTCCTTGCCAGCACAGCGTCCAGGTCAAGCTCGGGTACCTCCGCCCCGCTGCCGTCGGGCAGAAGGCGCGGCGCCACGACGTCGAGCCCTGCAAGGAGCTGCCCGGTGTCAGGCCTCCCGTGCGCGGCGGCGATGCCGACCACGACGTCCCTGCCGCCGGCCAGGATCTGTTGCGCCTCACGCAGCATGGAGTACGTGGTGCCGGCCCCCGCTGCCGCACCCAGGAAGATCCGAAGCGTTCCCCGTGCCATACCCACAGTCTTATCCCCTCCGGCCATACTGACCAACCCGCTGCCTCCGCGGGTCAGACGTGGGCGGGCGCTCGAGCAAAACCTGCCGGGTGTGAGCGGGCGTGGCAGGGGCAGCCGCGGTAGCTCAGTAAGCTGGCGGCATGCCCGCCCTTTCCGCCCTGCTGCCCACCCTGGTGGCCCTTGCCATCCTGGCGGCACTCACGGTGGGGATCCTCTGGGGCGCGCGGACGCCGTCGTACCTCTCCCCTGCCCTGGCCATCCTCCGCGGGGCAGCCCAGCTCGCTGCCATCAGCCTGGTGCTGGGCGGCGTCATCAGCAACCCGCTGTGGGTGGGGGTGGCCCTGCTGGTCATGTTCACCGTAGCGTCCGTGACGGCAACACGAAGGCTCACCTGGTCCTGGCGCCGCTTCGCCCTGGTGGCGGTGACCATGGCTGCCGGCATCCTGGTGACGGTGGCCGTCGTGTTTGGAACGGGCGCCATCGAATTCGCGCCGCGGTACCTGCTGGCCGTGGGCGGGATCGTGATCGGCAACTCGATGACCATCGCCACCCTGGCCGGACGCCGTTTCTTCGAGGCCGTCCTGGAGCAGTGGGACCAGGTGGAGGGCTGGCTGGCGCTGGGGGCGACGCCCCGGCAGGCCACCCTGCTCCAGGCGCGGCAGGCAGTGCACTCGGCCCTGATCCCGTCCACGGACCAAACCAAGACCACCGGGCTGGTCACCCTTCCCGGCGCGTTCGTGGGCGCGATCTTCGGCGGCGCCTCACCCCTGGAGGCCGGCCGGTTCCAGGTGGTGGTGCTGGCCTCGATCATGGCGGCCGGGTCCATCACCGCCGTCGCTCTGATCCGCTCGCTGGGCAACGTGAAGGTGCGGCCGGAACCGGTGTAGGCCGGGCGTCAACGGGCCGGTTGCTTCCGTCCGGGGGCACCTTACGGCCGGTTTTTCCAGGCGCGCACGAATGGTGCTTTCCCCAGGGCGGTCCGTTCAAGCCGCTCCACCAGCCGGATGTCCACGGGCATGTGCGCCGCGCCGGCAGCCATAAGGGCGGCGGTCACCGCAGCCCGGACGCCTTCCTCGGATTGCCCGGGTGCGAGTCCGGCCAGCAGCACCCGCAGCCCGGACGGTTCCTGGATGACCTGCCAGCCTGCGACGGCCGCCTGGTCCAGGACCTGGTGGAAGACATTCGGGTGCACGTTGACGGTGCCGGTCCTGCCCGGCAGTTGCAGGACGTCCTCGATGCGCCCCTCGATATCCTCCATGACGGTGAAACTGCGTCCGCAGGGGCAGCCCCTGCCGCCGAGCCTTACGGTGTCCGACATCTCGTACCTGATCAGCGGCACGGTCCGGGAGAACAGGACGGTGACCAGGAGCTTGGACCCGGTTGTCCTCGCCGGGACGGGGTTGCCGGCCTGGTCCACGGGTTCGATGATGAGGAGGTCCTCGTAAACGTGGCGGTTCCGGTAGGTGCAGGGGGATGCGATCCCCGCCGTTTCGGTGGCGGCGTAGACGTCGAAAGGGGCGCTGCCCCACGCGGATTCCAGTTCCGCTGCGGCCTGGGCGCTGAGCACCTCGGAGGCTGACATCACCCCCTGCGGCGCGATGTGCAGCCGCCCTGCCAGCTGTTCCGCGGCCAGGGGTTTGAGCGCTGAGGCGTAACCGACGAGGACCCGGGGCTGGAACCGGTTGAGGGCGGCGACGTTCTCCTCCATGGGTGCGGTGACGTCCAGGCGAAGGGTGGGGACCACTCCGGAGCGCACCGATGCGCCGACGACGGCTGACTGGTGGGTGGGGACCCGCGAGCTGACCAGGGCCACCTTCAGCGGCCGGGTCAGCCCCAGGGTAAACCCTGCCCAGTCGTTCGCGCGGGCGTACGAGGCCAGGACGGTAGCCCACTCCGCGCGGTTCCAGACGAACGTTCCGCGCCGGCCGGTGGTCCCGGCCGTGGCCGCCGCCCACCAGCGGCCCTTCCATGGCAGTCCGGGGTCTCCACCGCTCTCGACGAGCGACTGCAGATGGCCTTCCACTTCCGCCAGCGTCAGGTCCGGGGTGGTGATGGCCTCATCGAAGTGCTCCATCAGGTCTGCTTTGGTCACGGGCGGCAGCCGGTCCAGCGGAGCGTCGTGCAGGCCGGCATGGTGGCGGCGGTAGAACTCCGAGCCGGCGTAGGCCGCCCGGCGCAGTTCCGTCAGGGCATGGTCCTGGTGTGCGGCGATCCGGGCGGCGTCCCAGCGGTCCCGTTTCCGCCACGCAGCCCGGAGGAACAGCACACGGGGGACCAGGCGGAGGTCCACGGCGGTGCCTGACGTTGCCTTGCCGCGGTCCGGCCTGTCAGCCCTGCTTGACCAGCGCCGCCTCGAGGTTGATCTTGACCTTGTCGCTGACCAGCACGCCGCCGGCTTCCAGCGCGGCGTTCCAGGTGAGCCCGAACTCCTTGCGGCTGATTTCGGCTTCCGCGGAGAATCCTGCCCGCGTGGCGCCAAAGGGATCCACGGCGACGCCGGTGAACTCAACCTCAAGCTCCACCGGCCGGGTCACGCCCTTGATGGTCAGGTCCCCCGTCAGGGTGTATTCCTCCCCGTCCCCTTCGATGTGGGTGCCGCGGAACGTCATTTCGGGATACTTTTCGACGTCGAAGAAGTCCGCGCCCTTCACGTGCGCGTCACGGTTGGCGTCACCGGAGTCAAAACTTGCCGTGGACACCGTGGCATGCACCGAGGACTCCTCCAGGGACCGCCCCACCCTGGCTTCGGCGCTGGCCTGGGTAAAGCGGCCACGGACCTTGCTGATTCCGGCATGTCGGACGCTGAAGCCGATCTCGCTGTGGGACATGTCCAGGAGCCATGTTCCCGGCGTGAGTTCCTGGGGAAGGGTCATTGTCATTCTCCTTACTCGTAGGGCCGCAGGCTTCGCTGACCGCTACAGGGGCAAGACTGCGGATGCCCCTAAATATTCCCCATAAAACCCGCAGATATAAGGGTCCGGGGTGAACCGGGAGGGAACTTCGGGCGTATACATAGACGTGGCTCTACGTTTATTGACCGCCCTGGCGCTGTTCATCGATGCCGGCGTCCATCTCTTCCTGGCCCCGGGCTACCAGGCCGCGCAGCCGGGCACCATCAGCCAGGGCACCCTGTTCCTGCTCGAAGCCGCGGCGGCCCTGGTGGCCGGCCTCTATGTCCTGGTCCGCGGCAGCCGCGCCGCCTATGCACTCGCCCTGGCGGTGGCACTGAGCGCCTTCGCCGCCGTCATGCTCTACAGATACGTGGACATCCCGGCCATAGGTCCGATTCCGGCAATGTACGATCCCGTATGGTTCTTCTCGAAAACCCTCAGCGCCGTTGCCGAAGGGGCGGGATCGCTGCTGGCCCTTGCTGGCCTGGTCCGTAGCGGCCGCGGGAGAAGGGCCGACGACGGCACGGGGGTCCGTGCCGGGCGTCGCCGGCCGTGACGATCGCCGGGGCCGTTGCCAGCATGCGGGGGAGGTGGCAGATGGGCGCAGCCGGATGGGCGATGTCCGGGCACGCGATGCCTGACGCGGTGGCAACCCTGGCTGCCTACGCGCTCCCGGCCTTGTGGCTGTCATCCCTGTCCGCCTCCGGACCGGTCCTCCAAATGGCAGGCCTGTGTGCGGGCGCCCTGGTGACCGCGGCCGCCGTCGGCTCTGTCCTGCGGCGCATCCCCCGCTTTTCAACTCCGGCAGACCGCGTCACCCTGCTGCGTGCCGTCCTGGTGGCACTCTGCGCCGTGGTGGCCGTCCCGGAACTGTTCACCGGGCGCAGCAGTTTCCTGGTGCCGGTCCTGGGCGGCGTCGCCTTCCTGATGGACGGGCTGGACGGCGCCGTGGCGCGGCGGACCGGGACAGCGTCCCCGGCGGGAGCACGCTTCGATGCCGCCACCGACGCCGCGCTGGTGCTTGTGCTGTCCATCGCGGCCGCGGCGGTGGCGGGCCCGTGGACACTGGCGATTGGGGGCATGTACTACGTGTTCACGGCCGCCGCGTTCTTCAGGCCGCACCTGCGTGAGCCGCTGCCGCCCAGTGTTTCCCGCAAGGCCATCGGAGCCTTCCAACCGCTGGCGCTGCTGGTGGCGCTTCTCCCGGGTATCCCGTGGGCTGCCGCCTTCCCGGCGGTGGCGCTGGCGCTGCTTACGTATTCCTTCGCGCGCGATGTGGTCCAGCTGGAGACCCGCCACCGCTCCCGAGAGCTTCCCGCTGCCCACGCTCACTTTCGACACCCACATTCCCCGGCGCTGCCCGAATAGTCCGAGCGCTGGGGAATATGCGCGTCGCAGGTGTTCAAGCGCGTCGCCACAAGAAGTCTGGTGCGGACTTCCCCTGCCTCACCCCAGGCTGGCGAGGGCCTTCCGAAGGCGCGCGCCGGCGTCGTCCGCAACCTCTTTGACCGCGGCAGCGTCACTGAGCTGGACCATGGCCTGCGGGTCAATGGCCTCGACGGTGGTCTCGGTGGCATCGGCCTTACGCCGCACCACCACGTTGCAGGGCAGCAGCGCACCCATTTCCGGCTCGGCCGCGAGGGCACGGCTGGCAAGGGCCGGATTGCAGGCGCCCAGGATGACGTAATCCCCGACGGCGTCCGCGGCCTCGGTGCCCAGCTTGGCTTCGAAGGTGGACCGGACGTTGATTTCCGTCAGGATCCCGAAGCCCTGTGCCGCAAGGGCCTCGCGGGTGCGCTCCAGCGCTTCCGCCCAAGGCAGGGACACGGTGGTGGCCAGGGTGTACGTCATGGTGCTCCTCGGGATATTCGACGGTCCGCTGATATTGCAGGCTGATTAGGCCAGGGAGAGGAAGAGCTTCTCCAGGTCCTTCCGGTCCATGGTCTGGTCCTTCTGCGTGATGCACTGCTCCAGCCCGGTGGCAATGATGGCGAAGCCGGCGCGGTCGAGGGCTTTGGACACGGCGGCCAGCTGGGTGACCACGTCCTTGCAGTCCCGGCCTTCTTCAAGCATCCGGGTGACGGCGGCGAGCTGTCCCTGGGCGCGCTTGAGGCGGTTGATCACGGGCGTGAGTTCGGTTGGGTTCAGTTCCATAAGAAGGGTCTCCATTGATGGGGTGCTCCCGTCAACTGTATACCCCTCCGGGTGTTTTGACTACCCCCGGGGGTATCTGTGATACTCGGTGGGGTATCCAGCCCATCCCTTCCGAGAGGCATCAATGACTTCCCCTTCAAAAGCAACCGCCGTTAAAGCGCTTGCCCCCGAAACCCTCCGGTCCTGGTTCACGGAGCACCAGGACCTCGTGGTCATCGACGTGCGCTCCGCCGCCGAATTCGAGTCCATGCACATCCGCGGCTCCTACAACGTGCCGCTGCCGCTGCTCTCGGAGCACACCGATGAGCTCGCCGCCCGGCTGGGTTCACGCGTGGTCCTGGTCTGCCAGTCCGGCGTCCGCGCCGAGCAGGCCCGGCAGCGGATGGCCACCGTCGGCCTCGACACCGCCTACGTCCTCACCGGCGGCGTTCCGGGCTTCGCCGCCGCGGGCGGCGACGTGGTCAAGGGCAAGGACCGCTGGGACCTGGAGCGCCAGGTCCGCCTGGCCGCCGGCTCCCTGGTGATGCTGGGCCTGGTGGGCGGCAAGTTCGTCTCCCCCAAGGTCCGCATGCTTGCCGGCGCCATCGGAACCGGCCTGACGTTCTCGGCCGCAACCAACACCTGCGCCATGGGCAAGGCCCTTTCGGCCATGCCGTGGAACAAGGCCGCCAAGGAGCCCACCCGCGAAAGCGCCATCCTCCAGCTTCCCGTTCCGGCAGCAGAAGAGGACGCCGCGGCATGATTCCGGCCCTGGGCCTGGGGCTTGTCGTCGGCATCGTCCTGGGCGTCGTGGGCGGCGGCGGCTCCATCATCGCCGTTCCGGCCCTGGTGTACGGCGTGGGCATGAGCCCCGCCCAGGCGATTCCGACGTCGCTGCTGGTGGTGGGCGTATCCTCGCTCACGGCCCTGCTCCCCAGGATCCGGGAGGGCCTGAACTGGCCCGTGATCGCCCTGGTCGGCGGCGCCGGGATTCCGGCGGCCTGGGCCGGCGCGGCCGTGGGCAAGCTGCTGGACCCGAACCTCCTGATGCTGGCGTTCGCCGGAATCATGGTGGCCGCAGGCATCCGGATGCTGATGAAACCCCGTGAAACCGAAGGGTCCTGCAGCACGGGGCCGCACCGGGCGTTCCGCTCCTGCGCCCCGAAGGCCGTAGGCGTTGGCCTGCTCGTCGGGTTCCTCACCGGGCTGCTCGGCGTGGGCGGCGGCTTCCTCATCACCCCGGCGCTGACCATCTTCCTGGGCCTGCGCATGAAGCAGGCCGTCGGAACGTCACTGGCAATCATCGTGGTCAACTCCGCTGCCGGCTTCAGCGCCCACGCCGCCGGCTACACCGTCGACTGGGCCACCACCCTGGCGTTCGCGGTCCCGGCAATCCTGGGATCCGTCGTCGCCGCGCGGCTGGCCCGCCGCCTGCATGACAAGCACATCCGCATCTCATTCGCGGTACTCATCTTCGCCGTCGCGGCATGGGTCACCGCCGGCACGGTCACCGCCTGACCCACCAAGAGGAGAACACCATGGGACTCATCGATTCCCTCAAAAAAGCCTTCAGCAAGCCCTACAAGACGGTATCCGTGGCGCAGGCCAAGGAACTCCTGGGCTCG
Protein-coding regions in this window:
- a CDS encoding phenylacetate--CoA ligase family protein; the encoded protein is MDLRLVPRVLFLRAAWRKRDRWDAARIAAHQDHALTELRRAAYAGSEFYRRHHAGLHDAPLDRLPPVTKADLMEHFDEAITTPDLTLAEVEGHLQSLVESGGDPGLPWKGRWWAAATAGTTGRRGTFVWNRAEWATVLASYARANDWAGFTLGLTRPLKVALVSSRVPTHQSAVVGASVRSGVVPTLRLDVTAPMEENVAALNRFQPRVLVGYASALKPLAAEQLAGRLHIAPQGVMSASEVLSAQAAAELESAWGSAPFDVYAATETAGIASPCTYRNRHVYEDLLIIEPVDQAGNPVPARTTGSKLLVTVLFSRTVPLIRYEMSDTVRLGGRGCPCGRSFTVMEDIEGRIEDVLQLPGRTGTVNVHPNVFHQVLDQAAVAGWQVIQEPSGLRVLLAGLAPGQSEEGVRAAVTAALMAAGAAHMPVDIRLVERLERTALGKAPFVRAWKNRP
- a CDS encoding YceI family protein, with translation MTLPQELTPGTWLLDMSHSEIGFSVRHAGISKVRGRFTQASAEARVGRSLEESSVHATVSTASFDSGDANRDAHVKGADFFDVEKYPEMTFRGTHIEGDGEEYTLTGDLTIKGVTRPVELEVEFTGVAVDPFGATRAGFSAEAEISRKEFGLTWNAALEAGGVLVSDKVKINLEAALVKQG
- a CDS encoding CDP-alcohol phosphatidyltransferase family protein encodes the protein MGAAGWAMSGHAMPDAVATLAAYALPALWLSSLSASGPVLQMAGLCAGALVTAAAVGSVLRRIPRFSTPADRVTLLRAVLVALCAVVAVPELFTGRSSFLVPVLGGVAFLMDGLDGAVARRTGTASPAGARFDAATDAALVLVLSIAAAAVAGPWTLAIGGMYYVFTAAAFFRPHLREPLPPSVSRKAIGAFQPLALLVALLPGIPWAAAFPAVALALLTYSFARDVVQLETRHRSRELPAAHAHFRHPHSPALPE
- a CDS encoding DUF302 domain-containing protein, which encodes MTYTLATTVSLPWAEALERTREALAAQGFGILTEINVRSTFEAKLGTEAADAVGDYVILGACNPALASRALAAEPEMGALLPCNVVVRRKADATETTVEAIDPQAMVQLSDAAAVKEVADDAGARLRKALASLG
- a CDS encoding metal-sensitive transcriptional regulator, producing MELNPTELTPVINRLKRAQGQLAAVTRMLEEGRDCKDVVTQLAAVSKALDRAGFAIIATGLEQCITQKDQTMDRKDLEKLFLSLA
- a CDS encoding rhodanese-like domain-containing protein encodes the protein MTSPSKATAVKALAPETLRSWFTEHQDLVVIDVRSAAEFESMHIRGSYNVPLPLLSEHTDELAARLGSRVVLVCQSGVRAEQARQRMATVGLDTAYVLTGGVPGFAAAGGDVVKGKDRWDLERQVRLAAGSLVMLGLVGGKFVSPKVRMLAGAIGTGLTFSAATNTCAMGKALSAMPWNKAAKEPTRESAILQLPVPAAEEDAAA
- a CDS encoding sulfite exporter TauE/SafE family protein; the protein is MIPALGLGLVVGIVLGVVGGGGSIIAVPALVYGVGMSPAQAIPTSLLVVGVSSLTALLPRIREGLNWPVIALVGGAGIPAAWAGAAVGKLLDPNLLMLAFAGIMVAAGIRMLMKPRETEGSCSTGPHRAFRSCAPKAVGVGLLVGFLTGLLGVGGGFLITPALTIFLGLRMKQAVGTSLAIIVVNSAAGFSAHAAGYTVDWATTLAFAVPAILGSVVAARLARRLHDKHIRISFAVLIFAVAAWVTAGTVTA